One region of Flavobacterium sp. KACC 22763 genomic DNA includes:
- the scpA gene encoding methylmalonyl-CoA mutase: protein MSRKNIQHIKLDKPKKREKKQTNSFLTAEGIAIKQSYSEQDIEHLEHIDFGAGFAPNLRGPYATMYVRRPWTIRQYAGFSTAEESNAFYRKNLAAGQKGLSIAFDLPTHRGYDSDHERVVGDVGKAGVAIDSVEDMKVLFDQIPLDEMSVSMTMNGAVLPIMAFYIVAAEEQGVSPEKLAGTIQNDILKEFMVRNTYIYPPTPSMKIIADIFEFTSKKMPKFNSISISGYHMQEAGATADIELAYTLADGLEYIRTGLSTGMTIDDFAPRLSFFWAIGMNHFMEIAKMRAGRMIWAKLLQQFNPKSDKSLALRTHCQTSGWSLTEQDPFNNVARTCIEAAAAAFGGTQSLHTNALDEAIALPTDFSARIARNTQIFLQEETKITKTVDPWAGSYYVESLTNDIVEKTWKLIEEVEELGGMTKAIEAGIPKLRIEEAAARKQARIDSGQDIIVGVNKYRLEKEDPLDILDVDNQLVRKQQVERLEEIKRTRDSEKVNKSLEKLIHCAQTGQGNLLENAVEAARNRATLGEISNALETVFGRFKAQIKSFSGVYSAAIKNDENFERAKQLADVFAKQEGRRPRIMIAKMGQDGHDRGAKVVATGYADVGFDVDIGPLFQTPAEAAKQAVENDVHILGVSSLAAGHKTLVPQVIDELKKHGREDIMVIVGGVIPSQDYQFLFDAGASAVFGPGTKISEAAIKILEALID, encoded by the coding sequence ATGTCGAGAAAAAACATTCAACATATTAAGTTAGATAAGCCAAAAAAAAGAGAAAAGAAGCAAACCAATAGCTTTCTCACCGCTGAAGGAATTGCTATAAAGCAATCCTATTCTGAGCAGGATATTGAGCATTTGGAACACATTGATTTCGGAGCTGGTTTTGCACCAAATTTACGCGGTCCATACGCAACAATGTATGTACGCCGTCCGTGGACCATACGTCAATATGCAGGATTTTCTACAGCGGAAGAAAGTAATGCTTTTTATAGAAAAAATTTAGCTGCAGGTCAAAAAGGACTTTCCATTGCTTTTGATCTTCCAACGCATCGCGGTTACGATTCAGATCATGAACGAGTTGTGGGCGATGTTGGTAAAGCAGGCGTTGCAATTGATTCTGTAGAGGACATGAAAGTGCTTTTCGATCAGATTCCGCTTGACGAAATGTCCGTTTCGATGACTATGAATGGGGCCGTTTTACCGATTATGGCTTTTTATATTGTTGCTGCAGAAGAACAAGGCGTTAGTCCAGAGAAATTAGCAGGAACAATCCAAAATGATATTTTAAAGGAATTTATGGTTAGAAATACTTATATCTACCCTCCAACTCCTTCTATGAAAATAATCGCTGATATATTTGAATTTACGAGCAAAAAAATGCCAAAATTCAATTCTATTTCCATTTCTGGCTACCACATGCAGGAAGCCGGAGCAACGGCCGATATTGAATTAGCTTACACTTTAGCAGATGGTTTAGAATACATCAGAACTGGATTATCTACAGGAATGACGATTGATGATTTTGCTCCAAGACTATCTTTCTTTTGGGCAATCGGAATGAATCATTTTATGGAAATAGCCAAAATGAGAGCTGGGCGAATGATTTGGGCAAAATTATTACAGCAGTTTAATCCAAAAAGTGATAAATCTTTAGCTTTAAGAACACACTGCCAAACCAGCGGTTGGAGTTTAACAGAACAAGATCCGTTTAACAATGTAGCAAGAACTTGTATTGAAGCAGCAGCGGCCGCTTTTGGCGGAACACAATCACTTCACACCAATGCTTTAGACGAGGCAATCGCGCTTCCAACAGATTTCTCTGCTAGAATTGCTCGAAATACGCAAATCTTTCTTCAAGAGGAAACCAAAATCACTAAAACGGTAGATCCTTGGGCAGGAAGTTATTATGTTGAAAGTTTGACTAATGACATCGTAGAAAAGACTTGGAAATTAATTGAAGAAGTAGAAGAACTCGGCGGAATGACTAAAGCCATTGAAGCTGGAATTCCGAAACTTCGAATTGAAGAGGCTGCCGCAAGAAAACAAGCAAGAATTGACAGCGGGCAAGATATTATTGTCGGCGTAAATAAATATCGTTTAGAAAAAGAAGATCCGTTGGATATTCTAGATGTAGACAATCAGTTGGTTCGTAAACAGCAAGTCGAACGTCTTGAAGAAATAAAACGAACAAGAGATTCTGAGAAAGTAAATAAGTCACTAGAAAAATTAATCCATTGTGCGCAGACAGGACAAGGAAACTTACTAGAAAATGCAGTTGAAGCCGCTAGAAACAGAGCAACATTAGGCGAAATCAGTAATGCATTGGAAACTGTTTTTGGCCGTTTTAAAGCACAAATTAAATCTTTTAGCGGAGTGTATAGTGCAGCAATAAAAAATGACGAGAATTTTGAGCGAGCAAAACAACTAGCAGATGTTTTTGCTAAACAAGAAGGTAGACGTCCTAGAATTATGATTGCAAAAATGGGACAAGACGGTCACGATCGAGGCGCAAAAGTAGTTGCTACAGGTTATGCCGATGTTGGTTTTGATGTTGATATAGGCCCATTATTTCAAACTCCTGCAGAGGCGGCAAAACAAGCTGTTGAGAATGATGTGCATATTTTAGGAGTTTCTTCATTGGCAGCAGGACACAAAACTTTGGTTCCGCAAGTAATAGACGAATTAAAGAAACATGGACGCGAAGATATTATGGTAATTGTAGGTGGTGTTATTCCGTCTCAGGACTATCAATTCTTGTTTGATGCTGGGGCTTCGGCAGTTTTTGGACCTGGAACTAAAATAAGTGAAGCGGCAATAAAAATCTTAGAAGCTCTAATAGATTAA
- a CDS encoding glyceraldehyde-3-phosphate dehydrogenase has translation MSNKSLYQKEVSLQVDRRKAGVELIKIISDLWYDKSIEMVLFKNQLLDKNVSDIINLHQYAGEFVGKPISIFDSVEIAKVVLSLDLPPAKIDLGKLTYEYRLEDEKYPDARYFVIEKLKKAKSSKEIKPKDIVLYGFGRIGRLLARELMSKTGKGDQLRLRAIVTRDKNDATSLEKRASLLRYDSIHGDFQGSVIADAKNNALIINGTTVHIITANSPEEIDYTTYGINDALVIDNTGAFTTEEALKRHLTSNGASKVLLTAPGKGVPNIVHGVNHNEFNPEEVNIFSAASCTTNAITPILKVVEETLGVVKGHLETIHAYTNDQNLVDNMHRKYRRGRAAALNMVITETGAGSAVAKALPSLEGKLTSNAIRVPVPNGSLVVLNLEVKKATSIAAINKIMKKYALEGELVEQIKYSLNNELVSSDIVGTSAPSIYDSNATIVSKDGKNIVLYIWYDNEYGYSHQVIRLAKYIAKVRRYTYY, from the coding sequence ATGAGTAACAAATCATTGTACCAAAAAGAGGTATCCTTACAAGTCGACCGAAGAAAAGCCGGTGTCGAATTAATTAAAATCATAAGCGATTTATGGTATGACAAGTCTATCGAAATGGTTTTATTCAAAAATCAATTATTGGATAAAAACGTTAGTGATATTATAAATCTTCATCAATATGCCGGTGAATTCGTGGGCAAACCGATAAGTATTTTTGATTCGGTTGAAATCGCAAAAGTAGTTTTATCTTTAGATCTTCCGCCAGCAAAAATAGATCTTGGAAAACTAACTTATGAATATCGTTTAGAAGATGAAAAATATCCTGATGCAAGATATTTTGTTATTGAAAAATTGAAAAAAGCAAAATCTTCAAAAGAAATCAAACCAAAAGATATTGTTTTGTATGGCTTCGGAAGAATTGGACGTTTATTGGCGAGAGAGCTAATGTCTAAAACTGGAAAAGGAGATCAATTGCGTCTGAGAGCAATTGTAACCCGTGATAAAAATGATGCAACAAGTTTAGAGAAACGAGCTTCTCTATTACGATACGACTCAATTCACGGAGATTTTCAAGGCTCTGTAATTGCCGATGCTAAAAACAACGCTTTAATTATAAACGGAACAACGGTTCACATTATTACAGCCAATTCACCAGAAGAAATTGATTACACTACATACGGAATTAATGATGCTTTGGTAATTGATAATACTGGAGCGTTTACTACTGAAGAAGCATTAAAAAGACATTTAACATCAAATGGAGCGAGCAAAGTTTTATTAACTGCTCCAGGAAAAGGTGTTCCAAATATTGTGCATGGTGTGAATCACAATGAATTTAATCCTGAAGAAGTAAATATATTCTCTGCCGCATCTTGCACAACAAATGCGATTACTCCAATTTTAAAAGTGGTTGAAGAAACGCTTGGAGTTGTAAAAGGGCATTTAGAGACCATTCATGCTTACACCAACGACCAAAATCTGGTAGATAATATGCATAGAAAATACCGTCGTGGTAGAGCAGCAGCTTTGAATATGGTTATTACCGAAACTGGCGCAGGAAGTGCTGTAGCAAAAGCTTTACCATCATTAGAAGGTAAATTAACTTCAAATGCAATTCGTGTTCCTGTTCCTAACGGCTCTCTTGTTGTTTTAAATTTAGAAGTTAAAAAAGCAACATCAATTGCAGCTATTAATAAAATCATGAAGAAATATGCTCTTGAAGGAGAACTGGTAGAGCAAATAAAATATTCCTTAAACAACGAATTAGTCTCGTCTGATATAGTTGGAACTTCTGCTCCATCTATTTATGACAGCAATGCTACAATTGTTTCAAAGGATGGAAAAAATATAGTGCTATATATTTGGTATGACAATGAATATGGATATAGTCATCAAGTTATTCGTTTAGCAAAATATATTGCCAAAGTAAGACGTTATACATATTATTAA
- the ald gene encoding alanine dehydrogenase has protein sequence MIIGVPKEIKNNENRVALTPAGVSEMKKHGHTVYVQSTAGLGSGFADAEYAEAGAIVLPTIEEVYAIAEMIIKVKEPIASEYPLIKKDQLLFTYFHFASSEELTHAMLEKGAVCLAYETVEKTDRSLPLLVPMSEVAGRMAIQQGAKYLEKPLKGRGILLGGVPGVPPAKVLVLGGGIVGTQAAKMAAGLGAQVTIMDLSLPRLRQLDDIMPANVNTEMSNHYNITRAIKDADLIVGAVLIPGAKAPHLITRDMLKLMRPGTVVVDVAVDQGGCIETCTPTTHENPTFIIDDIVHYCVANMPGAVPYTSTLALTNATLPYAVQLANKGWEKACAENEELRKGLNVANGKILYKGVAEAWNLPFNEEIVLANA, from the coding sequence ATGATAATAGGTGTTCCTAAAGAAATAAAAAATAACGAGAACAGAGTTGCCTTAACTCCTGCAGGTGTTTCTGAAATGAAAAAACACGGACATACAGTTTATGTTCAATCTACTGCTGGTTTAGGAAGTGGTTTCGCTGACGCGGAATATGCTGAAGCTGGTGCAATTGTTTTACCAACAATTGAAGAAGTTTATGCTATTGCAGAAATGATCATTAAAGTAAAAGAACCAATTGCTTCTGAATATCCATTGATCAAAAAAGATCAATTATTATTCACGTACTTCCACTTTGCTTCTTCAGAAGAATTAACGCATGCAATGTTAGAAAAAGGAGCTGTTTGTTTAGCTTACGAAACTGTAGAAAAAACAGACAGAAGCTTACCATTATTAGTTCCAATGTCTGAAGTTGCAGGGCGTATGGCAATTCAACAAGGAGCAAAATACCTTGAAAAACCATTAAAAGGAAGAGGAATTCTTCTAGGTGGTGTTCCAGGTGTTCCACCAGCAAAAGTATTAGTTTTAGGTGGAGGAATCGTAGGAACTCAAGCTGCTAAAATGGCTGCTGGATTAGGTGCTCAAGTTACTATTATGGACTTAAGCTTACCACGTTTACGTCAATTGGATGATATCATGCCAGCAAACGTAAACACAGAAATGTCTAACCACTACAATATTACTAGAGCAATTAAAGATGCTGACTTAATTGTTGGTGCAGTTTTAATTCCAGGAGCAAAAGCGCCTCACTTGATTACTCGTGATATGCTTAAATTAATGCGTCCAGGAACTGTTGTTGTTGACGTAGCTGTAGATCAAGGAGGATGTATTGAAACTTGTACTCCTACAACACACGAAAATCCAACATTCATTATTGACGATATCGTTCACTACTGTGTAGCTAATATGCCAGGAGCTGTACCTTACACTTCTACATTAGCTTTAACAAATGCAACTTTACCATACGCTGTACAATTAGCTAACAAAGGATGGGAAAAAGCTTGTGCAGAAAATGAAGAATTGAGAAAAGGATTGAACGTAGCTAATGGAAAAATCCTTTACAAAGGGGTTGCAGAAGCTTGGAATTTACCTTTTAACGAAGAAATAGTATTAGCAAACGCATAG
- a CDS encoding Lrp/AsnC family transcriptional regulator, whose translation MALDEIDKKILRLLQEDAHYTLKDIANKINLSLTPVHDRVKRLEKDGIIEKYVTLLDKKKLGNNLTVYCQVTLTKQTYDTSEGFNQSILNLPEVVECNYVSGNFDYMLKIIIPDMESYHHFHQKKLSVLPEVSLINTVFVISEVKSTTVLPI comes from the coding sequence ATGGCTTTAGATGAAATTGACAAAAAAATCCTACGCCTTTTACAGGAAGATGCGCATTACACTTTAAAAGACATCGCAAACAAAATAAATTTGTCTTTGACACCTGTTCATGATCGTGTGAAACGCCTTGAAAAAGATGGTATTATCGAAAAATATGTGACACTTCTTGACAAGAAAAAACTTGGGAATAATTTGACGGTTTACTGTCAAGTTACGCTGACAAAACAGACTTACGATACTTCGGAAGGATTTAATCAATCGATTTTGAATTTGCCAGAAGTTGTCGAATGTAATTATGTTTCAGGAAACTTCGATTATATGCTGAAAATTATAATTCCAGATATGGAAAGCTACCATCATTTTCATCAGAAAAAATTATCGGTTCTACCTGAAGTTTCTTTAATAAATACCGTTTTTGTGATTTCGGAGGTAAAAAGTACTACTGTTCTTCCTATTTAA
- a CDS encoding peptidoglycan-binding protein LysM translates to MIKKWYFYASLVVIITFLSLGFIPSNHETKPWFLIEKTDGSEYIFPSKEKDDYPKIANVPFTGNRLIGFKEAVAFKESQGQYRLVNTLGYMGKYQFGSKALRAIGINDNKAFLKDPALQEKAFMALLAKNKWILRYEIEKYQGKIISGIEITESGILAAAHLGGAGSVKNFFKNKGSRHFRDAFGTSLKSYMRDFAGYDLSFIEADSNATVND, encoded by the coding sequence ATGATAAAGAAATGGTATTTTTATGCGAGTTTAGTCGTTATTATTACATTTTTAAGTTTGGGATTTATTCCTTCTAACCATGAAACCAAACCTTGGTTTTTAATTGAAAAAACAGATGGATCAGAATACATTTTTCCATCAAAAGAAAAAGATGATTATCCTAAAATCGCAAATGTCCCATTTACAGGAAATCGTCTTATAGGATTTAAAGAAGCAGTCGCTTTTAAAGAATCACAAGGGCAATACAGATTAGTAAACACTCTTGGTTATATGGGTAAATATCAATTTGGTTCTAAAGCTTTGAGAGCAATCGGAATTAATGATAATAAAGCCTTTTTAAAAGATCCTGCTCTACAAGAAAAAGCTTTTATGGCTTTACTAGCCAAAAACAAATGGATTTTACGTTACGAAATTGAAAAGTATCAAGGTAAAATCATCAGTGGTATCGAAATTACCGAATCTGGAATTTTAGCTGCAGCGCATTTAGGTGGTGCAGGTTCTGTAAAGAATTTTTTCAAAAACAAAGGAAGCAGACATTTTAGAGATGCTTTCGGAACTTCTTTGAAAAGCTACATGAGAGATTTTGCAGGTTACGATCTTTCTTTTATAGAAGCAGATAGTAACGCAACAGTAAACGACTAA
- the mltG gene encoding endolytic transglycosylase MltG, producing MSLKKIITISAVAIISVLLIYGFILISKIFSSNTKFEEKEIYVYVPTDANYTDVKKILAPYIKNFDNFEMVAEKRDYPENVKSGRFLLKKDMNNIDLVRAMRSNIPVKLVFNNQERLENFAGRIGKEIEADSLSLLKAIKDSTFLAANGFNEENVFAMFIPNTYEIYWNTSAEKFRDKMIKEYHNFWTADRIAKAKAQGLTPVQATILASIVHKESVKKDERPRIAGVYLNRLRLEMPLQADPTVIYALKLRDNDFDQVIKRVFYNDLVMRSPYNTYVNKGLPPGPIAMPDITALEAVLNPEKNDYIYFCASVDRFGYHEFAATLAEHNVNAKKYSDWIASQGVTR from the coding sequence TTGAGTCTAAAAAAAATAATCACAATAAGTGCCGTAGCCATAATTTCAGTTTTATTGATTTATGGTTTTATATTAATCAGTAAAATATTTAGTTCTAATACTAAATTTGAAGAAAAAGAGATATACGTTTATGTGCCGACAGACGCTAATTATACTGATGTAAAAAAAATATTAGCACCATACATCAAGAATTTTGACAACTTTGAAATGGTTGCCGAAAAAAGAGATTATCCGGAAAACGTAAAATCAGGTCGTTTTCTTTTAAAGAAAGACATGAATAATATCGACTTAGTTCGTGCAATGCGTTCTAATATTCCAGTTAAGTTGGTTTTTAATAATCAAGAACGTTTAGAGAATTTTGCAGGAAGAATTGGAAAAGAAATCGAAGCTGATAGTTTATCACTATTGAAAGCTATCAAAGATTCTACATTTTTAGCCGCAAACGGATTTAATGAAGAAAATGTCTTTGCAATGTTTATTCCAAATACTTATGAAATTTATTGGAATACTTCGGCTGAGAAATTCCGTGATAAAATGATTAAAGAATATCACAATTTCTGGACAGCTGATAGAATCGCCAAAGCAAAAGCGCAAGGTTTAACACCTGTACAGGCAACAATTTTAGCATCAATTGTTCACAAAGAATCAGTTAAAAAAGATGAAAGACCTCGAATCGCGGGAGTTTATTTAAACCGTTTGCGTTTAGAAATGCCATTGCAAGCAGATCCAACGGTTATTTATGCTTTAAAATTGAGAGATAACGATTTTGATCAAGTTATAAAAAGAGTTTTTTATAATGATTTGGTAATGAGATCTCCATATAATACTTATGTGAATAAAGGACTTCCGCCAGGACCAATCGCAATGCCTGATATTACAGCTCTTGAAGCGGTTTTAAATCCAGAGAAGAACGATTATATCTATTTCTGCGCAAGTGTTGATCGTTTCGGATATCATGAATTTGCGGCGACATTAGCAGAACATAATGTAAATGCAAAAAAATATTCTGATTGGATAGCAAGTCAGGGGGTAACTAGATAA
- a CDS encoding trypsin-like peptidase domain-containing protein encodes MKRFSALFLVSLLSGAITLGAYKLLFESNNSFFGKGNSVVTLASNSYGKNVGLGAEILDFTEAADKTVHTVVHVKNVSRRTVSNPMLEFFYGYGGQQQQEQVGTGSGVIISEDGYIVTNNHVIKDATEIEITLNNKKSYKAKLIGTDSKMDIALLKINADEKLPYTAFANSDNVKVGEWVLAVGNPYNLTSTVTAGIVSAKARNLDQSGIQSFIQTDAAVNPGNSGGALVNARGELIGINTMISSMTGSYVGYSFAVPSNIARKIIEDIMEYGNVQRGILGVEGGELNATASKELGVTETQGFYINRVSKNSGAEKAGLTKGDIIVKLDDQNIATYADLSGYINTKRPNDVVKVTYIKEGKTKTVPVTLSKNEFYSAEFKGIELENIDAADKKKFRIDYGVKIKNITNENLMQYQNELLGNIILSIDNVKATNVETVSKLLSKKDEGQSVRIEMINRNGEIFRIII; translated from the coding sequence ATGAAAAGATTTTCAGCCTTATTTTTAGTGTCATTGCTAAGTGGTGCTATTACTCTTGGTGCTTACAAGTTATTATTTGAAAGCAACAATTCTTTTTTTGGAAAAGGAAATTCTGTTGTAACTCTTGCCTCTAACTCTTATGGAAAAAATGTTGGTTTAGGTGCCGAAATACTAGATTTTACCGAAGCCGCAGACAAAACCGTTCACACCGTTGTTCACGTAAAAAATGTTTCGAGAAGAACTGTAAGCAATCCAATGCTTGAGTTTTTCTACGGATACGGCGGACAGCAACAGCAAGAACAAGTAGGAACTGGTTCTGGTGTAATTATTTCTGAAGACGGATACATTGTGACTAATAATCACGTAATTAAAGACGCTACAGAAATCGAAATTACTTTAAACAATAAAAAATCATACAAAGCGAAGCTAATTGGTACTGACTCAAAAATGGACATTGCTCTTTTAAAAATCAACGCCGATGAGAAACTTCCTTACACTGCTTTTGCCAATTCTGACAATGTAAAAGTTGGAGAATGGGTATTGGCAGTTGGAAATCCGTATAATTTAACTTCAACAGTAACTGCAGGAATTGTTTCGGCGAAAGCCAGAAATTTGGATCAAAGCGGAATCCAATCTTTCATACAAACTGATGCTGCGGTAAACCCAGGTAATAGCGGTGGAGCGTTAGTAAATGCAAGAGGAGAATTGATTGGAATTAACACCATGATTTCTTCAATGACAGGTTCTTATGTTGGATATTCTTTTGCCGTCCCTTCTAATATTGCTCGCAAAATTATCGAGGATATTATGGAGTATGGAAATGTTCAAAGAGGTATTCTTGGTGTTGAAGGAGGCGAATTGAATGCAACGGCTTCTAAAGAATTAGGAGTAACAGAAACACAAGGATTCTATATTAATAGAGTTTCTAAAAATTCTGGTGCAGAAAAAGCTGGTTTAACAAAAGGAGATATTATTGTAAAATTGGATGATCAAAACATCGCTACTTATGCAGATTTATCAGGTTACATCAATACAAAACGTCCAAACGATGTTGTAAAAGTAACTTATATTAAAGAAGGAAAAACGAAAACCGTTCCTGTTACTTTAAGTAAAAATGAGTTTTACAGCGCCGAATTTAAAGGAATTGAATTAGAAAACATTGATGCCGCTGACAAGAAAAAATTCAGAATTGATTACGGGGTTAAAATTAAAAACATCACAAACGAGAATTTAATGCAATATCAAAACGAACTACTAGGAAATATTATCCTAAGCATTGATAATGTAAAAGCAACAAACGTTGAAACAGTTTCTAAACTTTTAAGTAAAAAAGACGAAGGACAAAGCGTACGAATTGAAATGATCAACAGAAACGGAGAGATTTTCAGAATAATTATTTAA
- a CDS encoding energy transducer TonB: protein MKKIAILILLVSSQLMLGQAKIYTEEEVKDNPVFPGGWNEWVDFVQKNMQWTPEKKGAQHIQVEFTVQKNGAITDIKIINPKPTINEKEALRVMALSPKWSPATLAGKTVPCRLKRGMYNPWADEEGGIGALTIDEPSHTTTIAPDDDNLIYNIAGIEVKPDFPGGLEKFYQFFNNNFQIPDEEGLKGKVYATFVVEKDGALSEIKILRDIGYGTGRESIRVLKLSPKWIPGKQNGKIVRVLYSMSFPISEIKTEPVKK, encoded by the coding sequence ATGAAAAAAATTGCCATACTTATTTTGCTTGTGAGCTCACAATTAATGCTTGGCCAAGCTAAAATTTACACTGAGGAAGAAGTTAAAGACAATCCCGTTTTCCCAGGCGGATGGAATGAATGGGTTGATTTTGTTCAAAAAAATATGCAATGGACACCCGAAAAAAAAGGAGCCCAACATATCCAAGTAGAATTTACGGTACAAAAAAATGGTGCAATTACCGATATTAAGATAATTAATCCAAAACCAACTATAAATGAAAAAGAGGCATTACGTGTTATGGCATTAAGCCCGAAATGGTCACCAGCAACCTTGGCAGGAAAAACTGTTCCGTGTCGTCTGAAGAGAGGCATGTACAATCCTTGGGCTGATGAAGAAGGTGGTATAGGTGCGCTTACTATAGATGAACCAAGTCATACAACTACAATAGCTCCTGACGATGACAATTTGATTTACAATATAGCTGGTATAGAAGTAAAACCTGACTTTCCTGGAGGATTGGAAAAATTCTATCAGTTTTTCAACAACAACTTCCAAATACCTGATGAAGAAGGCTTAAAAGGAAAGGTTTACGCAACTTTCGTCGTAGAGAAAGATGGTGCTCTATCGGAAATAAAGATTCTTCGTGACATTGGGTATGGAACAGGTAGGGAATCTATTCGTGTGCTTAAGCTTTCACCTAAATGGATTCCGGGAAAACAAAATGGAAAAATAGTACGGGTACTGTATTCAATGTCATTTCCAATATCTGAAATTAAAACTGAGCCTGTAAAAAAATAA
- a CDS encoding GNAT family N-acetyltransferase — MITLKGDSIYLRALEPQDLEFIYSIENDENIWEVSNTQTPYSRFLIKQYLENAHQDIYEAKQLRLAICQDEDFPAIGLIDLFEFDPRNNRAGIGIVIQKEENQGKNIGSEALELLIKYSFTNLNLHQLYANIGVQNVASIALFTKFGFKKIGIKKDWILYHNHYHDEAIFQLINKQI, encoded by the coding sequence ATGATAACATTAAAAGGCGATTCGATTTATTTGCGTGCACTCGAACCTCAAGATTTAGAATTCATTTATTCTATAGAAAACGATGAGAATATCTGGGAAGTTAGCAATACGCAAACTCCTTATAGCCGTTTTTTGATTAAACAATATTTAGAGAATGCCCATCAAGACATTTATGAGGCAAAACAGCTTCGTTTGGCTATCTGTCAAGACGAAGATTTTCCTGCAATTGGATTAATAGATTTGTTTGAATTTGATCCTAGAAATAATAGGGCAGGGATTGGTATTGTCATTCAGAAAGAAGAAAATCAAGGAAAAAACATTGGCTCTGAAGCTTTAGAGCTTTTAATTAAATATTCTTTTACTAACTTAAACCTCCATCAATTATATGCAAATATTGGTGTGCAAAATGTAGCGAGTATTGCACTTTTTACTAAATTTGGTTTCAAGAAAATCGGAATAAAAAAAGATTGGATTTTGTATCATAACCACTATCATGATGAAGCAATTTTTCAGCTAATTAACAAACAAATTTAA
- the dapF gene encoding diaminopimelate epimerase, producing the protein MQIEFYKYQGTGNDFVMIDNRSNFFPKDDVKLIERLCDRRFGIGADGLILLENDSETDFRMVYYNSDGNQSSMCGNGGRCLVAFANQLGVIDDKTTFIATDGLHHASVNADSIVSLQMIDVNEIQRKDSYTFLNTGSPHHVQIVEDLEHYNVKENGAAIRYGELYGEKGSNINFVKKVDNDTFSLRTYERGVEDETLACGTGATAVAIAMNAIGETDKTSINLNVEGGKLVVSFDKDNGGYTNVFLTGPAKFVFKGTIEI; encoded by the coding sequence ATGCAAATAGAATTTTATAAATATCAAGGTACAGGAAATGATTTTGTAATGATTGATAACCGTTCCAATTTCTTTCCAAAAGACGATGTAAAACTTATTGAACGTCTGTGTGACAGACGTTTCGGGATTGGAGCAGACGGATTAATTCTTTTAGAAAATGATTCTGAAACTGATTTCAGAATGGTGTATTATAACTCTGATGGAAATCAAAGTTCGATGTGCGGAAACGGCGGTCGCTGTCTTGTTGCTTTTGCTAATCAATTGGGAGTAATTGATGACAAAACGACTTTTATTGCTACAGACGGATTGCATCACGCTTCTGTAAATGCCGATTCAATTGTTTCTTTACAAATGATCGATGTAAACGAAATTCAGAGAAAAGATTCTTATACTTTCCTAAATACAGGTTCACCGCATCATGTTCAGATCGTAGAAGATTTGGAACATTATAACGTAAAAGAAAACGGAGCCGCAATTCGTTATGGAGAATTGTATGGAGAAAAAGGAAGCAATATCAACTTTGTAAAAAAAGTAGATAACGATACTTTTTCTTTAAGAACCTACGAAAGAGGTGTTGAAGACGAAACCCTTGCCTGCGGAACTGGTGCTACAGCAGTAGCAATTGCTATGAATGCTATAGGAGAAACAGATAAAACTTCAATTAATTTAAATGTTGAAGGAGGAAAACTTGTCGTTTCTTTTGATAAAGATAATGGTGGTTATACCAATGTTTTCCTGACAGGACCTGCAAAATTTGTATTCAAAGGAACAATTGAGATTTAA